The following are from one region of the Trichoderma breve strain T069 chromosome 5, whole genome shotgun sequence genome:
- a CDS encoding calcineurin-like phosphoesterase superfamily domain-containing protein → MTFLILVIGDLHIPDRALDIPAKFKKLLAPGKIGQTLCLGNLTDKHTYEYLRSLSPDLKIVKGRTDVEATSLPLTQVVTHGGIRIGFLEGFTLVSNEPDLLLAEANRLDVDVLCWGGTHRFDAFEYMDKFFVNPGSATGAFLTGASLDAEPTSPSFCLMDVQGISLTLYVYQLKTDEKGNENVAVEKVTYTKPVEPSTGSS, encoded by the exons ATGACTTTCCTCATACTTGTGATTGGGGACCTGCACATCCCGGACAGGGCGCTGGACATTCCCGCCAAG ttcaagaagctgcttgcgCCCGGCAAGATTGGCCAGACTCTATGTCTCGGTAACCTCACCGACAAGCACACCTACGAGTATCTGCGGTCCCTGTCGCCGGACCTCAAGATCGTCAAGGGCCGCACCGATGTCGAAGCCACGTCTCTCCCCTTGACGCAGGTCGTCACCCACGGCGGCATCCGAATTGGCTTCCTGGAAGGCTTCACGCTTGTTTCCAACGAGCCCGACCTGCTTCTCGCTGAAGCCAACAGACTGGACGTCGATGTCCTGTGCTGGGGTGGCACTCATCGTTTCGATGCCTTCGAGTACATGGACAAGTTCTTCGTGAACCCGGGCAGCGCGACGGGAGCCTTCTTGACGGGAGCAAGCCTGGATGCGGAGCCTACGTCTCCAAGCTTTTGCTTGATGGAT GTCCAAGGCATTTCATTGACTCTCTATGTTTACCAACTAAAGACGgatgaaaagggaaatgagAATGTGGCGGTAGAGAAGGTTACTTATACAAAGCCGGTGGAGCCATCTACGGGTTCATCATGA